The Chlamydiales bacterium sequence ATCCGATTCAGTTACGTTTTGGTAAAGACCCTCCCCAAAATAATGTTTGCATTAATTTATAGTCCATTTTTTTCTCAAAAAACCTTCCATACAACCACTAGCTTGTTGCCTGATTTTTTTTATTATTTTTTTGCTAACATTGCTGATAATTATTTGAAATAACGTTGATTTTTGTGACTTTAATTTCTAGTTTCCGCTTCATTTGGCCTACTAGACGAGAAAACACTTATAAATCCATCGCCACTCCTAATTGCTGCATCCATGTAGAATCTCTTGTATAAAAAAGATTAGAGTGGTAGTGTCAAGTTTTTACTTGGGAGGAAAATTTAATGGAAATAAAGGGTTTTTCTGTAGGCGAATCGATAAAATTTGGCTGGAACAAAATGAAAGAGCACTTTTGGTTCTTTGTAGGCTTTATCCTTTTAGCATCCATTTCTCTCATAATTCCCTTTGGCATCAGCGCTTATTTTGACGCTCACCAATACCCCCTACTTAGAATTCTCTTCTTAGTCATTTATTTTATTCTTGCACTAGTTGTTAACATGGGCTTTATCAAAGCCTCTCTTGCAGTTAAAGACCAAAACAAAGCTAAAATCAGCAATTTATATAGCTGCTTTCCACTGTTTTTTAAATTTCTAATCGCACACATCCTCTACATGCTCATCATTGCAGCAGGATTAATTTTACTTGTATTTCCAGCTGTTATTTGGGCCACTCGCTATGGGTTTTATGGATATCTCATTGTAGATCAAAAGCTTGGCCCCATCAAAGCTCTCAAAATGAGTGCAAAAATTACCATGGGAGTAAAATGGGATCTCTTTGCTCTCTATGCTGTACTTTATATCATTGGAGTTATTGGCGTATTATGCCTTGGCATCGGCATGTTTGCAACAGTGCCCCTTACCATTCTTGCTACCGCTTGGGTTTATCGCAATCTCCAATCTGTAAAAGCATTGTAAACCTTCTGAAAAAATCCAGGATCATGAAAAGCTCCTGTTACTGCGCCTACAACTGAACAGATAGATACTCCCATTGCAAAGATGGGAATGCTTATAGCAAATGGTCCACCAGCTACAGCTAAAGCCACAGTTCCTGTGATGAGTCCCCCAACAAATGCTCCAGTTACAGTACCTGTAAAAAGCATCGCTGCAAAGCAACATATCTTACGCGTCGTAGATAAGCTCTTATATTTTTCTTCGTTAATTCGAAGTCCCACATAGGGAATAAACCAATCTCTATCATCCGGATCTACAAAACTATGCTGATTAGATACAGGGTACAGATACCTTCCAAGCCAACATGTTGCTTTATGAGCCATAGGAACTGTTGCAAAGCCCGCACCTACGATACTTACCATACCTACAACCACAGTAGCAAGTGCTCGCGAAAATTGTTCTAAAGATTCTATTTCTGCCATAATCTCGTCCTTAAAAAATTTGTTTTAAGCGTATTGTATACTCAAAATATAAATTTTCTGTAAAGATTTACTTACGCATTGATTTTACTAAAAAAAAATCCTTTCTTTTATTAAACTGTTGGCCTAAACCTTTAAAAAATTAAATTTAACCCCTTTATGGGAGATTTTTTATATCTTTACTAAAAAAATAAGTAGGATTTGTGCATGAATGAAAATGAACTCCATAAAGGGCTAAAACCGCGACATATTCACCTAATAGCTCTTGGTGGCATTATCGGTTCTGCTTATTTTCTTGGAACGGGTTATTTGGTGCACGAAGTTGGCCCTTGTGCCTTTCTTGCCTACATTTTAGGCGCACTTATCACCTACTTGACAATGATGTGTTTAGCAGAGCTAACCATCGCCATGCCAACCTCTGGTTCTTTTGTCAGTTATGCTGCAAAATTTGTATCCCCTGCATGGGCATGTGGAGTCGGTTGGTCCTACTGGATGACTTGGGTCGTCTATATTCCCTCTGAATGTCTTGCAGCTGGCATTATCATGAACTACTTTGTCCCCAATGTCTCCGAATACATATGGGCCGTTCTTTTTGGGCTACTAGTCACAGGCATTAATATTTCTCATGTAAAGACCTTTGGAGAAGTGGAGTTTTGGCTTGCCATCATCAAAATTTTAGCTCTCGTGCTCTTTTGCATCCTCGCTGTCCTCATCTTCTTTGGCGTTATAGGATCTGCAGATCACGAAATCATAGAAGGTAGATATATCTTTGATAATGGAGGCTTTTTTCCAAATGGTGGGTGGGTTCTCTTAGTTAACATGGTCATGCTTCTTGTTAACTTTCAAGGCTCTGAGATCATAGGACTTAGCGCATCAGAAGCTCATAATGTAACAAAAACGATCCCTAAAATTATTAATCATGTAACTTACCGTATTATTGGCCTCTATTTAATTCCTACTTTTCTTCTTGTTTTAATATTTCCTTGGCAAAAAGCTAATTTATCAGAAAGCGTCTTTGCAATGGCTCTACAACATTATGGAATGAGTCCTATTGCTCACCTTTTCAGCTTTGTAGTTCTTGCAGCAGCTCTTTCGTGTGCAAATGGTGGACTCTACGGAACCGTACGCTCCATGTACGCATTAAGTAAGCATGGCATGGCACCAAAAGTGTTAAGTGTGCTTAATAAACAGCGCGTCCCTGCAAGGGTTACTCTATTTACCCTTGGAGGAATCTGGTGCATGCTCGGTATTGCCTACTTTTTTTCTTCACAAAATGTCTATGCAAATCTCCTTGCAATTTCAGGATTTACAGGTGCTGTATGCTGGATCTCCATCTGTTGGTGTCAACTGCGCTTTAGAAGAGCTTTACTTCGGGAGGGGCGCTCCACTGAAGTTTTACACTACTCAGTAAAATGGTTTCCTTATCTTACTCATCTTAGCATATGGCTTCAAGTTGGCTGTTTAGTGTTTGTAGCTCTCAATGAACATTTACGCGCATCCTTTTATTTTGGAGTACCCGTTTTAATTATCCCTATGCTTCTTTATAAAAAGATAAAGAAAAATAAAATGCCAAACATTGTGTTTTAATTTTTTATTAATACTTTAATGAAAGATACTGGAAAAAAATAAGGCTTTTAGTGTATACTTTTTTTACTAGCTATTTGAAAAATTGCCAAACTAAGGGAAACGAATGACTAAAAAAAATCATTCTAGTGTCATAGCTGCCGGGCTTGCGCTTTTTTCGATGTTCTTTGGAGCAGGCGATCTCATATGGCCTATCATTTTGGGCGGCCAAGCAGGAAGTCAGAATTTCTACGCCATGCTGGGATTAATCATCACAGGTGTTAGCCTTCCTCTCTTAGGCCTTATATCTATGATGCTCTTCGAAGGAAATTATAGAGCCTTCTTTGGCCGCATAGGTAAACTTCCCTCCATCTTTCTTATTTTTATCATTCAAGCAATTTTAGGACCTATTGGCTCAATACCAAGACTTATCACGCTGTCTTATGCAACGCTTCAGCCCTACATGCCAGAGAATATCACTCTCATAGGATTCAGCATCCTTGCAAGCCTTTTTGTTTTGTGCTTCACTTTAAAAAAACAGAGAGTTATCGACCTTCTTGGGCTTGTTTTAACCCCACTTCTTCTCATATCGCTCGGCGGTATCTTGGTGATGGGCTTTTATCACGCTCCAGATCCTCTATCATTTGGATTTAGCAAAACTGAAGCATTTACAAGCGGGCTAAATGTCGGGTACAATACACTTGATCTCATCGCATCTTTTATTTTTGCACCTCTTGTACTGGCTCATTTTATTCATGATGAAAACACACAGATAGATAAAAAAACAAGAAGTCGCATGCTATTTCGTAAAATGCTAAAAGCATGTCTTATTGCAGCCGGATTATTGTCAGGAATGTATGTAGGCCTAACTTATGTCTCTTCTTTCTATACACCCCTGCTCGATCCTAATTTACCACCAGAAGCCAGGCTTTCTGGTATATCCATGTATCTTCTTGGACACTATGGCTCTATTGTATCAAGCGTAGCTGTTGCTATGGCTTGCCTTACAACTGCAATTCCTCTTGTTTCTATCTGCGCAGACTACATCAAACAAGACCTTTTTCAAGATAAAGTTGGACGTATCTTGCCACTCATTATCACTTTGAGCTTATCTTGCTTTATTGCAAACTTTGGTTTTACAGGAATTGCTAATATGCTCTCTCCAGTTCTACAAGTCTTATGCCCAGGTCTTATTGTTTTGAGCCTTTCCAATATTGGATATAAACTCTATGAAACGCGCTTTGCAAAAATCCCCTTCTTTGCAACATTTACGCTCTCTATCGTGGGTTATTTAATGTAATTTCTTGCGCTATTAACGCAAAAAACGTTATCTATGAGGTAGAATTTAGGAAAGCACCTCATGTCAATACCCTTTAGTATAGATCCCTCTCATGATTTTTTAGATACACCTCCACATATCTTAAGCTCATTTTTTCTTCCACAAACAATTGCCATTATCGGAGCTACAGAAGCTCTAGGAAGCGTTGGAAGAACTCTTATGAATAATCTAATAACGTCCTCCTTTAAAGGCACCTTATTTCCAGTGAACCCAAAGCGTGAACAAGTACTTGGAATAACATGCTACCCTAATGTAGGCGCTATCAAAGAAAAAATCGACCTTGCAATCATTATAACGCCTGCCAAAACTGTACCATCCATTATATCTGAATGTGTAGACGCTAATATTAAAGCTACGATCGTCATATCTGCTGGTTTTAAAGAACTTGGCATATCAGGTATTAATCTCGAAAAAGAAATTCTTGCACGTGCCAAAAAAAATAATATGCGTATTATCGGACCTAACTGCCTTGGCCTCATGAACCCCTCTTATGGCCTAAATGCAACATTTGCAGCCAAAATGGCAATTCCTGGACACACAGCTTTTATCAGCCAATCAGGTGCCATGTGTACAGCTGTGCTTGACTGGAGCTTAAAAAAAGCCATTGGATTTAGCGCCTTTGTGTCCATCGGTTCTATGGCTGATATCAGCTGGGGAGACTTGATTGACTATCTTGGAAATGATAAAGAAACAGATAGTATTTTAATTTATATGGAAAGCATAGGAAACCCAAGATCCTTCCTATCCGCCGCAAAAGAAGTAGCTCTTACCAAGCCCATCATCGTAATCAAAGCAGGACGCACGCAAGCTGCAGCAAAAGCTGCAGCTTCTCATACAGGCTCACTTGCCGGTAGCGACGAGGTTTTCGACTGCGCTCTTCAAAGAGCTGGCGTACTGAGAGTGGATACAATAGAAGAGCTCTTCGATATGGCTCTTGTACTTGCAAATCAACCAAGACCAAAGGGACCTAAATTAAGTATCATCACCAATGCAGGAGGCCCTGCAGTCCTTGCAACGGATGCAACGATCATTCATGGCGCACACCTTACAACCCTCAATGATTCTATTATCGAAAAGTTAAATACATTTCTTCCAGAGGCTTGGAGCCATAGTAACCCTGTCGATATCTTAGGAGATGCAAGCCCTCAAACCTATAGAAAAAGTGTAGAGGTCATTGCAACAGATCCCGATTGTGATGGCCTTTTGGTAATTCTCTCTCCACAAGATATGACAAAGCCAGAAGAATGTGCCAACGAATTAGTTAAATGCGCTCATTTATCTAATAAACCCCTTCTTGCAAGCTGGATGGGTGGTGAAAGTGTAGAAAAAGGGGTTGATATCTTAAATCACGCAGGCATACCCACATTTTCTTTTCCAGACAATGCAAGCAAAGTTTTTGCAAAAATGTGGCGACATAGCAGTGACCTACAAAATTCCTATGAAACCCCCTCTCTTTATACAACGGGTCATGATATCCATAGTACAGTAAGACATGATGTCGTAGAAAGCCTCTTAAAAGTAGCAAGAGATGAAAATAGAACGCTCTTATCAGAATATGAATCTAAAAAGGTTTTACAAGCCTATCAAATACCCACTGTTGAAACACTTATAGCAAGAAATATCGACGAAGCCATTAGTGCTGCAAATACCCTTGAATACCCTATTGTTCTTAAACTTCTCTCTGAGACAATCACACACAAAAGCGATGTAGGCGGTGTAAAACTCAACTTGTTGAACCAAAAAGATGTTATCAAGGCTTTTGAAGAGATTCAACATTCTGTAACAACTTTGTGTGGCCCTGAGCACTTCTCTGGAGTAACTGTGCAAAGAATGATCTCGTTAGATGGTTATGATATTATTCTTGGCAGCTCTCTAGATGAGCAATTTGGTCCTGTAATTCTTTTTGGACTTGGAGGTGGCCTTGTGGAAGTCTTTCAAGACAAAGCACTCGCACTTCCTCCACTAAACACGACCCTTGCCCGTGAGCTCATGAAAAAGACAAAAATCTATCATGCCCTCAAAGGTGTTCGCGGGAAAAAACCCATTGACTTTTTGGCTCTTGAATCTTTAATTTCCAGATTTTCTAGCCTCATTGTAGAGCATCCATGGATTAAAGAGTGCGATATTAACCCCCTTCTTGTCTCGTCAGAGGAGATGATCGCCTTAGATGCAAGAATCGTGTTGCATGATGCAAGCTTAAAAGAATCTCTTCTGCCAAAATCATCTATAAGACCCTATCCATCACAGTATATCTCCTCTATCTCTCTAAAAGACAATTTAAAAGTACACTTGCGGCCTGTTAAGCCTGAGGATGAGCCATTACTCGTCAAATTTCACCATGAATTATCTGAAGAGACCGTAAAAAACCGCTATCAAGAACTACTTTCGCTAGATGTTCGAACAACTCACCAAAGACTCATACGTATCTGCTGTGGCGACTATGACAGAAATATCGCTATCATTGCAGAGATCAAAAAAGAGGAACACTCAGAACTTATTGGCATTGCCCGTCTTTCAAAAATTATGGGTAGCAATGATGCAAAATTTACCATTACAATTGTAGATCGCCTTCAAAATAAAGGCCTTGGAACGCAATTACTTTACTTTTTAATTAATGTGGCCAAACAAGAAAAAATAGACTACATTCAAGCTAGCATATCAGAAAATAACCATCAAATGCTCAAAATTTGTAAAAACTTACAATTTCAATTCAAAAAAGCAAAAGATGCTCCCGCCCTGATAAAAGCAAGGCTTAGTTTGAAAACGCATCTACACACGATCAATTCTTAAATTTGTTTGTGTATACATCCTTAACAACGACATCCAGCGTAAGATCAACAACATCTGTATCGCTTCCATAAGAATAGATCGCCTCGCCAGATACCCGTACATTATTCCCATCTATTTCGCTAACCTGAATCACTTCAAATTCACTATTTTGATTCAATGGCTCTGCAATGACTCTAAGCTCCCCGGATGATTTAAGCCTTTCGGCTATAATTTTTATTTTAATTCCTCCCTTATCATAGAGGGTATAATCATCATGCATGTATACTCCATGCATCTGCAAAAAAGGTGTTTCTGGAAGTTGCTTTGTCTCTTGCAAAAAATGCTCCCAAACTGCAAGTGCTACGCCTGTGGGCTCATTCTCTTCATCCGGATAAAAGAAATTAAAGACAAGAACAGATCCTAGGCCATCACCTGAAACACTTTTTGAATTAAGCCCTACCCATGCTGAATAACTCTTTCTTCCAGTTTTTGCATTTACTGCCTCCATAGCTAATACAGGATAGCTTCCCCAAGATAATTTCTTAATTACAACGTCTTTAAAGCCAGCTTTAAAAAGCTCTATCTCAAATTCCTTTTCCCCTGAAAATGCAAAAGGCCCTATTTGAAATATATTCCTGCTGTAAGAAACAACGATAAAAACATGTGATACTTTATCAGAAGACTTCAAAATATCCCCTACATCATTCTTTCTTGCCCATAAAATACCTTGAAATAACCCAGAACCCTTATCCATACAATTCATTACAAAATCAGCAGGAAGTGCTGGTTCTACTGCCAGTGGGTCTTGCATATCAGGAAGTAACTCTGTAATTCTAGAGGCTGTAATTTCTATACAAAGCAGTAGTGCTAAAAGTAAACTCAAAATGCATTTTTTATAAAACACGAAAAACCCCCTCAAGTGCCCGTAAAATCTCTTGATTACAAATCTCATTTACATCTGTAAAGGCACCAAGAGAAACTGCTTTCTTAGAAAGTGGCCTCCACTCTTCTATTTTTACATGACCAAAAAGAACAAGTTGTGGCTTATCAAAAGCTGCTGCTATATGCATAACACCACCATCTCCAATAAAAAGCATATCTACACCATTAACAAGGTGCATAAAATCATTAAATTGACCCGTTTCTACCACACTAGATGTACAAGAGAGCGCTTTTTGCAATTCACTTGCAGCAAGAAGATCTTTTGATACACAAGAAATTGCAACCGAAAAGGTATGCTTCTTATATAGATCGTTTAAAATAGTTATATATTTTTTTACACTAATCTGACTAGACGTTCGATTGTTAGTCATGGAGACAAGAATAATAGGGCCAAACCCCTTTAATTTACAAAGCGCCTTTTCAATTGCTTCAGAGTGACCTTGCAGATTAAACCTTGGATAATATTCCTCAGGGATCTCTTGCAGATCAGGCGCCAAAATTTGTAACACTCTTAGCGCTTGATGCTTTCCTCTTAAAGTTTTTTCCTCTATACCACCATTAATTAAAAACGTTTTTTTCTTAACAACAGCAAGCCTACATCTGGCTCTTAAAGCCCACAAAAATACGTTGACAAGCCGCATAGGAGATGGCTTTGCAGAAATTGCAAGATCATAATTATCTTTACTATGCAAAAAACCCGTTTTAAACATGTGAAAATAGCGATTGCCCTTTGCAGGAAACGTGACAACCTTATCTATTCCTTGCAAGTAAGGAGCAAGCATAGCTGCAAGTGGACTTAAAAAGAGAGAGATTTCCGCCTCTGGAAAAAGCACCTTACAATGCTCAATCAAAGGTAATGCACACACAAGGTCTCCGAGCCTATTGCGTCTTGCTACAGCAATCTTTTTACATGACGGGATTTTCATAAGACCCGCAATTTTATCATAGCCATCTTTTGTTTAACAAATAGATTTATAGCCCATAATTGAATAAGATATTTGCTCTGTAGAAAAGCCTTTAAAAATTTCTGGAGGAAGAGGCTTTACTTTCAAATGATCTTTCATGCCGCTTTCTGTAAGCGTGGCCTCACTTACACGAATTTCCATAGGACCCGCAACAGAACAAAGCCTTGCAGCAAAGTTGACATTAGCTCCAAGCACCGTATAATTTAGACGCTTATCTGCCCCCATGTTTCCTGCAACCACTTTGCCTGTATGGATTCCAATACCTACTTGTATAGGAACAAGTCCTTCTTTTATACGCTTTGCATTCCAGTAGTTGAGTGACTCAAGCATTTTTAAAGCAGTTGTCAAAGCCCTTTTAGCAGAATCTTCCATTGCAACAGGAGCACCATAAAGAGCCATGATCTCATCTCCAATATATTTATCGATAACACCGCCCTCATGCTCAATAATATTACTCATCTCTGTCATATATTTATTCAGTTGAGAAATTACAATTTGTGGATCTACTTGTTCTGTTAGCCTAGTAAATCCTCGAATGTCTACGAATAGGACGCTAACAATACGGCTCTCTCCACCAAGCTGCACTTTTCCCTTCAAAATCTCTGCTGCAATCTCTTTTGAAACAACTTTGTCAAGCAAGTCTCTAATTTTTTCTTTATCTTGAAGTCCTTGAACCATGTTTGCAAAGCTATTTGTAAGAACAGAAATTTCATCGTGTGCATCTTCCACTTTAGGAAGTTGAATACTTGAGTAGTTACCCTTCACAACTTTTTCTGTAGCACGCGCTAAAATTGTAATGGGCTTTGTAATGCGCTTTGACAAGTAACCAAGTAAAAAAAGAGCAACGCCTAGTAAAATTAAAGAAGTTGCAAATAGTTGCGATGATAGTGCTTGATAGATACTTATCATATTGCTATTGACAACTTCTTGCAGGCGAAACATAGGCTCTGATGCACTTGGTATTAAAACAAAAGCCTTTATTGGCATAGAAACAGAGGGTTCTAATTGAAAATAACTGTAGGGAATATCACCAATATTCATCTGGCCCAACGTCGTATTTACAATGCTTGGAAATGAAAAACCGTGAAAAAAAGAACTAGGTATTTCATCTTTTGAGTCGTTGATTGCATGTAAAAACGTTCCATCTTCGTTTAAAAATACTATTTGTGAATCTGGCACAAGAAGTGTGCTTCTAATGTCACCAAAGAGGCTCTGTCCCACGGTTAAAAATACAGGATCTTTTTCAAGCTCCACTTTTTTACCATTAAAACTTGCATTAGAAATAGGCACAACATTTGCTATCAAATATTTTGATAAAAGAGGTGAGTCAATTAAACCGATGCCTGTCGCTAAAAAAGTATGTTCAGGTAGTGGTAGGTGATCTTGAAAATAGGATTCTGGGTTAAAAAGTGGATCTTGAAAGAAAATGTCATGATTTAATAACGCTCCTCCAGAAAAGTCTCTCTTAGATTTCGTATTAGTCGTACCATAAAGTGTTGCACCCCCTATTGGCGTCCCCTTGTCAAAGGGAGATCCCTTGATTGCATCCAAGTAAACAGTGACATATTCTCTTACAATATTTGTACGCTTTGAGCTCTCCACTACCTTGGGTGGCTTCAAAATAACAGGAGTTTCTTCCTCTGCGGATGGCCCAGCTAACACTTGGGCTTCTACAATACTCTTGTGATGTTCTTGCCACACCTGAAATTCATCAGGAGATGCGATCTTCGCTCCAATCAACTGACTCTCTAATTGCAAAGCATGCTTTTCGATTGTTTTTAATAACTCACGCTCACCTACTTTGGCAATCATAATACCCTTGCGTACAAGAGAAATGGCACTAGATACTTGCAGAGCAACATCTTTTGGAAGATTCAAAACATCCATAGGGTATAAATAGTAAGCAGCATTGCGCAATTGCTGCACATCTAGCCCCTTTCCTGAAGAATTTATCAGGGGTGGTACATTCGCAAGCTCCGATGTCATTGGAAAGCGTATGCCAATAAATGGTCCTAAAACGTTTTTTTGATCTGTTTCTGCAGTAAGTAACATGAGCCCTATATTGTTTGAAAACAACTCTGCTTGTACAGAATAAAATTTTGCATTACTAAGAACAACCGACAAACTCTTTACATTATTTTTCGAAACCTGCAAAAAATCAACACCTGGATTGTCGTTAATTAAGTTCTTTACAAGCATCCAAAATGCTTTTGCATCTTTTTCAAACGCAAGAGTCAATGCTTTTCGAGACTCATTCTCTGTAGATACATGTGCAAGAGTTGTGTTAATAGCAATAATACTCTGGTTTAAGCGTTCATTAAATAACCTCTGCCACATTTCACGGCCATTTTTATTTTGAATTGCAATCTCATCACTAAAAAGAGAGTGCACACGCCTAACATCTCCTTGAACAAATACCTTTGGCAAAAAATAAGATGCAAGAGCAACCAGTAAAAACAAAGAACCTATGTAAATAAATAATTTTATCCGTATCGGCATAAAAAGCTCTCACTAAATAAATAATTATTTTTATATTATCAGGATTTAACTTGCAATGGGGGAATATGCTACATAATGGTAACTGGCTTTTTCATTACCTTTTATCTTGGCGCACTAAAACAGGCTCTAAGCGTTTTATTGCCTCTCAAGAAATTCTCGAGGGTCTTGTCTACTTTGCAAAAACACCTATCGACACATTAATAGACAAGTTAAAATCTAATACAGAAGGACTTACAGAAACAACAGCAGCTCAATTCCTTGAAAAATTTGGCTATAACACCATTGCAACCGATAAACCCGTTACTTGGTACAGCACTTTATTTAGGAATTTTTCTAATCCCTTTGTTTTACTACTTATCGGCCTTAGCATTATTTCTTATTTTATAAACGATATTGAAGCTGTCTTTATCATTTTAACTATGGTTATACTCAGTGTAATCATGCGCTTTTTTCAAGAATATCGCTCTAGCCTAGCTGCTGAAAAATTAAAATCCCTTGTAAGCACAAAAGCATCCGTTATCAGACGAAAATCTGATGATATTAAGAGCTCTACAAAATGTGAGCTTTCCTTTAAATATCTAGTTCCAGGAGATATCATCTCTCTTTCAGCAGGCGATATGCTCCCTGCCGATGTACGCCTTATTTCTTCGCATGACCTATTTGTAAGCCAGTCCTCATTAACTGGCGAATCCATGCCTCTTGAAAAGTATGAGCATCCTGAAAACAGCAAAATGGCAATTACAAACCCTCTAGAAATGCCAAACATATGTTTAATGGGAACAAGTGTTGTAAGTGGGATTGGAAAGGCTATTGTAATTACAACAGGCAGCAATACTTACTTTGGATCCATCGCAAAAACAATTGTTGCAAAACGTCCTCTAACAAGCTTTGACATTGGTATCAACAAGGTAAGTTGGCTGCTTATTCGCATTATGCTATGCATGG is a genomic window containing:
- a CDS encoding adenylate/guanylate cyclase domain-containing protein, producing the protein MPIRIKLFIYIGSLFLLVALASYFLPKVFVQGDVRRVHSLFSDEIAIQNKNGREMWQRLFNERLNQSIIAINTTLAHVSTENESRKALTLAFEKDAKAFWMLVKNLINDNPGVDFLQVSKNNVKSLSVVLSNAKFYSVQAELFSNNIGLMLLTAETDQKNVLGPFIGIRFPMTSELANVPPLINSSGKGLDVQQLRNAAYYLYPMDVLNLPKDVALQVSSAISLVRKGIMIAKVGERELLKTIEKHALQLESQLIGAKIASPDEFQVWQEHHKSIVEAQVLAGPSAEEETPVILKPPKVVESSKRTNIVREYVTVYLDAIKGSPFDKGTPIGGATLYGTTNTKSKRDFSGGALLNHDIFFQDPLFNPESYFQDHLPLPEHTFLATGIGLIDSPLLSKYLIANVVPISNASFNGKKVELEKDPVFLTVGQSLFGDIRSTLLVPDSQIVFLNEDGTFLHAINDSKDEIPSSFFHGFSFPSIVNTTLGQMNIGDIPYSYFQLEPSVSMPIKAFVLIPSASEPMFRLQEVVNSNMISIYQALSSQLFATSLILLGVALFLLGYLSKRITKPITILARATEKVVKGNYSSIQLPKVEDAHDEISVLTNSFANMVQGLQDKEKIRDLLDKVVSKEIAAEILKGKVQLGGESRIVSVLFVDIRGFTRLTEQVDPQIVISQLNKYMTEMSNIIEHEGGVIDKYIGDEIMALYGAPVAMEDSAKRALTTALKMLESLNYWNAKRIKEGLVPIQVGIGIHTGKVVAGNMGADKRLNYTVLGANVNFAARLCSVAGPMEIRVSEATLTESGMKDHLKVKPLPPEIFKGFSTEQISYSIMGYKSIC
- a CDS encoding branched-chain amino acid transport system II carrier protein — translated: MTKKNHSSVIAAGLALFSMFFGAGDLIWPIILGGQAGSQNFYAMLGLIITGVSLPLLGLISMMLFEGNYRAFFGRIGKLPSIFLIFIIQAILGPIGSIPRLITLSYATLQPYMPENITLIGFSILASLFVLCFTLKKQRVIDLLGLVLTPLLLISLGGILVMGFYHAPDPLSFGFSKTEAFTSGLNVGYNTLDLIASFIFAPLVLAHFIHDENTQIDKKTRSRMLFRKMLKACLIAAGLLSGMYVGLTYVSSFYTPLLDPNLPPEARLSGISMYLLGHYGSIVSSVAVAMACLTTAIPLVSICADYIKQDLFQDKVGRILPLIITLSLSCFIANFGFTGIANMLSPVLQVLCPGLIVLSLSNIGYKLYETRFAKIPFFATFTLSIVGYLM
- a CDS encoding glycosyltransferase family 9 protein; protein product: MKIPSCKKIAVARRNRLGDLVCALPLIEHCKVLFPEAEISLFLSPLAAMLAPYLQGIDKVVTFPAKGNRYFHMFKTGFLHSKDNYDLAISAKPSPMRLVNVFLWALRARCRLAVVKKKTFLINGGIEEKTLRGKHQALRVLQILAPDLQEIPEEYYPRFNLQGHSEAIEKALCKLKGFGPIILVSMTNNRTSSQISVKKYITILNDLYKKHTFSVAISCVSKDLLAASELQKALSCTSSVVETGQFNDFMHLVNGVDMLFIGDGGVMHIAAAFDKPQLVLFGHVKIEEWRPLSKKAVSLGAFTDVNEICNQEILRALEGVFRVL
- a CDS encoding amino acid permease, which gives rise to MNENELHKGLKPRHIHLIALGGIIGSAYFLGTGYLVHEVGPCAFLAYILGALITYLTMMCLAELTIAMPTSGSFVSYAAKFVSPAWACGVGWSYWMTWVVYIPSECLAAGIIMNYFVPNVSEYIWAVLFGLLVTGINISHVKTFGEVEFWLAIIKILALVLFCILAVLIFFGVIGSADHEIIEGRYIFDNGGFFPNGGWVLLVNMVMLLVNFQGSEIIGLSASEAHNVTKTIPKIINHVTYRIIGLYLIPTFLLVLIFPWQKANLSESVFAMALQHYGMSPIAHLFSFVVLAAALSCANGGLYGTVRSMYALSKHGMAPKVLSVLNKQRVPARVTLFTLGGIWCMLGIAYFFSSQNVYANLLAISGFTGAVCWISICWCQLRFRRALLREGRSTEVLHYSVKWFPYLTHLSIWLQVGCLVFVALNEHLRASFYFGVPVLIIPMLLYKKIKKNKMPNIVF
- a CDS encoding bifunctional acetate--CoA ligase family protein/GNAT family N-acetyltransferase is translated as MSIPFSIDPSHDFLDTPPHILSSFFLPQTIAIIGATEALGSVGRTLMNNLITSSFKGTLFPVNPKREQVLGITCYPNVGAIKEKIDLAIIITPAKTVPSIISECVDANIKATIVISAGFKELGISGINLEKEILARAKKNNMRIIGPNCLGLMNPSYGLNATFAAKMAIPGHTAFISQSGAMCTAVLDWSLKKAIGFSAFVSIGSMADISWGDLIDYLGNDKETDSILIYMESIGNPRSFLSAAKEVALTKPIIVIKAGRTQAAAKAAASHTGSLAGSDEVFDCALQRAGVLRVDTIEELFDMALVLANQPRPKGPKLSIITNAGGPAVLATDATIIHGAHLTTLNDSIIEKLNTFLPEAWSHSNPVDILGDASPQTYRKSVEVIATDPDCDGLLVILSPQDMTKPEECANELVKCAHLSNKPLLASWMGGESVEKGVDILNHAGIPTFSFPDNASKVFAKMWRHSSDLQNSYETPSLYTTGHDIHSTVRHDVVESLLKVARDENRTLLSEYESKKVLQAYQIPTVETLIARNIDEAISAANTLEYPIVLKLLSETITHKSDVGGVKLNLLNQKDVIKAFEEIQHSVTTLCGPEHFSGVTVQRMISLDGYDIILGSSLDEQFGPVILFGLGGGLVEVFQDKALALPPLNTTLARELMKKTKIYHALKGVRGKKPIDFLALESLISRFSSLIVEHPWIKECDINPLLVSSEEMIALDARIVLHDASLKESLLPKSSIRPYPSQYISSISLKDNLKVHLRPVKPEDEPLLVKFHHELSEETVKNRYQELLSLDVRTTHQRLIRICCGDYDRNIAIIAEIKKEEHSELIGIARLSKIMGSNDAKFTITIVDRLQNKGLGTQLLYFLINVAKQEKIDYIQASISENNHQMLKICKNLQFQFKKAKDAPALIKARLSLKTHLHTINS